CTAAACGACCAGGTCTTGCCAAGATACTTTGGTCTTCCATTGCTTCTAAAACTTCTTCGGCAGAAATATTATAGGCTCTCATTCTGTCTGGTTTTAACCAAACTCTCATGGCATATTTTCTACTACCTAAAATTTTAGCACTTGCAATACCATTAATACGCTGTATTTCTGGAATAATTTTGGTGTAGGCATAATTGTATAAAAACTTTTCGTCATTCTTTTTTTCTTTACTAAAAAGGTTTACATACATTAGCATACTCGGTTGTACTGGTGTAATAATAACACCTTCTCTCTGTACCAGTTCTGGTAGTAAGGGCATTACTTGGTCTACTCTAGTTTTTATCCGAACTACTGCCTGATTGGGGTCTGTACCGGGTTCAAAAATTACGCGTAAGGTTCCTTCTCCAGCACTAGTAGCATCCGAAGCTATATAACGCATTCCTTGTACTCCGTTAATGGCGGTTTCTAAAGGAATAAGGGTAGAGTTTACCAAAACATCTGCACTAGAACCAGGGTAGGCTATAAATATATTTACGGTGGTAGGTGCAATTTGTGGAAATTGAGATATGGGTAATTGCTTAATTGCAAGCAAGCCAATAAAAACAATCATCACAGAAATGACAATTGCTAAGACGGGTCTTTTTATAAATTTACTAAACATGTTTTTGAAATTTAAATTCTATTTATTCTGCAGAAAGCGCTAAGTTTGATAGTACCGAATTTGGAGCTACAAATTCCGTAGCAATGGTTTCGTTATTTTTTACTTTTCTAATTCCTTCCAGTAAAATTTTATCATCTTTAGAAAGTCCTTTACTTACAATAAAAAGGTTTTCTAACTCTGCTCCAATTTCAATTTCATGTTGTTTAACGGTATTGTTTTTATCTACGATATAGACATACTTTTTATTTAAAATTTCAAAGGTTACTTTTTGAGGGATAATAATGGCATCTTTAAAAGGGATGGTCATTATAATACTACCTGTTTCACCATGTCTTAAAATTCCATCAGGATTAGGAAAAGTAGCTCTAAAAGCAATGTTTCCGGTTTCGTTATTAAACTCACCTTCTATAGTTTCTACAATTCCTTTTTGATTAAATAACTTATTGTTGGCCATTAATAGAGATACTTCTTCTTTTTTATCTCTTTTAGTACTAATTATATAATCTAAATATTCTGCTTCTGGCACATTAAAGTAGACCCACATTTTACTATTATCAGACAAAGTGGTTAGTAGTTCTCCTTCGTCTAATAGACTACCTTCTCTTACGTGTAAGTGATCCATTATTCCATCAAAAGGAGCTCTAATATCTGTAAAGCCTAAATGAGTTTCGGCTAAAGAAACTTCTGCTTTTTCTTTATCATAATTAGCTTTAGACATGGCGAGTTCATTTTTAGAAACTACATTTTCATCGGCTAATAGTTTTGTGTTTTTGTATTCTATTTCGGCAACTTGTGCTTCTGCTTTTGCTTTTTGTAGTTCTGCTTTGTAAACATTGGGCATAATGTTAAACATTTTCTGTCCTTTTTTGAGATGTTGCCCTTCATCTACAGATATATGCTTTAAATATCCTCTTTCTAGAGCTCTAATTTCTATGTGCTTAATAGAA
The nucleotide sequence above comes from Polaribacter butkevichii. Encoded proteins:
- a CDS encoding efflux RND transporter periplasmic adaptor subunit, which translates into the protein MKKIFIGLFILSIYTSCKHKQEVHHETAKYLITSPIKQDTIITKDYVSQIHSIKHIEIRALERGYLKHISVDEGQHLKKGQKMFNIMPNVYKAELQKAKAEAQVAEIEYKNTKLLADENVVSKNELAMSKANYDKEKAEVSLAETHLGFTDIRAPFDGIMDHLHVREGSLLDEGELLTTLSDNSKMWVYFNVPEAEYLDYIISTKRDKKEEVSLLMANNKLFNQKGIVETIEGEFNNETGNIAFRATFPNPDGILRHGETGSIIMTIPFKDAIIIPQKVTFEILNKKYVYIVDKNNTVKQHEIEIGAELENLFIVSKGLSKDDKILLEGIRKVKNNETIATEFVAPNSVLSNLALSAE